TACTGGCCACAATTGCATAAACGATAAAAATAAAAATAGGGGGAATCCATAATTTCCAGTTGCTTCCCTGGTTCAAAAAAGGCCTGTGCTGGCGCATTAAATTTTCTACATAGCTATCATACATGGATTTCAGTTGACTGTTATAACTCCCGCTGATGCTGATCTGAACACTGTTGTTGGGAAAAAGCTTGTCCATCAGGACCTTTTCTTCCTGAGGAAGGAACGCATCGGGATTTTTCAATTTGATCAAGGTAAAAGAATTGCTGTGGAACAAGCCGAACATGACAGGCTCACTTTTTTCCACAATTCGTAAATATCCATTTACGGCCAAATGCACAATAGATGCCGAAATCAGGTCTCCCCCAAAATAACCCCTGTGGATCATACCCAAAGAGGCAGGGGAAATTCCCGAAGGCGGATCAAACTCAGGAATGACTGTTGGCTTGGGAGGATCAATTCCAAACTTGTACCAGGTAATGGCATAATATAGCAAAAGAACCAGAAAGGTTATCCCACTAAGCACCAAAAAGCCAAACTGCTCCCAGAATCCCAGCGGAGGGGGTGGGCTCACCACACCTTTCGTAAAGCCTGCAGCAATGGTCAGGTTTTGATAAGCAGACAGGTTTTCTGCCTCGAAGAATAACCTACCATCTGCCAACTTTTCGATCTTACAATTTTGTTCCGTAGATCCTGAATAACCCGTGTAGCAGGCATATTCTTTAAAATCTGCCTCGATTGGAATGCTGACAGTAGCAGATATTTTTTCCACCCTAAAATCCCAACCAAAGCCGTTGACATTCCAGTAGATTTCATCATAGTCCTCAAAAAAGCCTAACTGACCCTTGGCAGCATAGGTAATGGTAAACGTGTAATAACCAGGATCCAAAAAAACATCCTTATCTCCTATGTAAATAAAAAGGCTTCCCTGTTTTTTTTCGGTGTGAAAAGGCTCCGTAGAACCGTCCCTTTCCACTGAAATAATCTGGTACTCATTTTTTACCTGTCTGTATCGGTAATCTATACCCTGCAATGGCAAACTCCTGACTATGCCTCTTTTGATCTGATTTCCTGAGGCAAAAACTTCAATGGTCTCAGTCACAGAAAGCAAACCTGAAGTATCTACCTTCAGGTCAGTATGAAATGAGCGGATATATTCCTCTTGCCCTAAAACCTGAAGGGAAAGAAAGAAACCAATGAAGAGGAGGAAGTTCTTCATTTGAAACTGACCTTTGGCAAAGCTCTCTCTGCCTCTGTTTCCAATTCAAAGAAGGGAGATTTCAAAAAGCCAAAGGCATTGGCAACCAGGTTACTGGGAAAAGAATCAATAAGTATATTCTGATCCCTCACTGTTCCATTGTAATACCTTCTGGACCGCTCAATGTCCTGCTCAATGGCGGACAGGTCATGCTGCATCTGAAGAAAATTGGTATTGGCTTTGAGCTCCGGGTAGCGCTCAGCTACCGCAAAAAGTCCTGAAATGGCCCGGGTCAATTGATTTTCTGCCTGTTGCTGATTTTCTATCCCTTTGGCATTGATTGCAGCCACCCGAGCTTGGGTGACACTTTCCAAGGTTTCCCGCTCATGGGAAGCATAGCCCTTGACCGTCTCGATGAGGTTGGGCACAAGGTCATACCGCTTTTTGAGCTGTACATCAATCCCGCTCCAAGCCTCAGAAACATGGGTCCGCAGCTTGACCAAGCGGTTGTATATTCCGATTACATAAAAAGCAAGGGCCAAGACTACGGCTACAATAATCAGTGCTGTCATAACATGTGGTTTTGGGTAAACAATCCTAAAAGATAGCAAATAAAATGCTTATTATGAAGGATTTAAACCAATAACCTGCACCCTATTGTACACGCTGCATCAAATCTTTTGGACTATTGTCATTCAGGTCTATCAGGTAGCCATTGACAATGGCATAGCGGAGTTTGCCCCCTTCAGCAAGGAAGAAATTGGGATTGCCCCCTGTCCGTATGCCCGTAGGAATCGAATTTCCATTTTTTAACACCATCAGGGGCAAATTATGAAGTTCCCTGTCCAAGGCATTTTGAACCTTGACACCGAGATACCCCATTCTGAGAAGTTCCATCGCCTTGTCCCAAGTAATATTCCCGACATTGGCTAAAGGAGTTTCAAAAATTTTGCCTTCTACTACTTCCATTCCTTTGGCATCGAGCTCTTCAAAACCATAGAAGACCGATAAATCTCCCAAATCATCTACCACACCACTAACAAAGAAGGAACCATGGGCATCTGATTCCCTTCTTCTGATTCCCAGGTCAATTTCATAGGTGAGCTGATCTTTGCTTTGGGAAAGGTTCCGGATTACAAGGTCCATCAGGCGGAGTGCATTATCGGGAATACTGTAATAATCATCCAAACTGTACTGGGTGTATTGAACCTCTGCAATTTCCAATAGGGCATGCAGCATGATGATAAAATTCAGTCTGCGAATTTCCTGTTTTTCTGGGTCATTGGGATAGCCTCCGGACTCAATCAGGATGGTGCTGGTGCCCCATTTCTGGAAGTTGTCCCCAAAAGCCCTTGGTTCAAAGGCATCGTCATACTTACCCACATGTCCCGGTACAATTTGCTGGATGACTTTGTTCATTCCCACAATGACCTGCATGGCCCGTTTCCGAATATCATTAACTTCTGTCTCGTAATTATAGGCAGGAGCGAGGACAGAAATCGTGGCAGGAGTGGCTGTCTCACCGGCTGTATAATAAATTTGCTGGTCATGAAGGTTAAAGCCAAAGTCGGGAGAGAAAAAGTCCCGGGCATTCTTCAATATAGCCGCTTCAGGTGAAGTCAACTTAATGGCATCACGGTTCAGGTCAATGTCCAGTGAATTTCTTCTGATCCATTGGTCCATCCCATCAGGATTGACCATAGGAATAAATCGGAGGGTCAATTTTTCCAAAAGCTTTTTCCGCAAAGGGTCGAAGCCATCATTTTCCCCTTCCAGGAAATTGAACAGGTCAAACAAAGCCATCGTAGCGGTGCTTTCATTGCCATGCATCTGTGACCAGAGCATGACCTTGGTGGGACCTTTGCCCAAGGTCATTTGATAAATGGATTTTCCTTCTACGGACCTTCCTATTTCCTCCACAAAAAACCCCTGCTTTCTTTTAGTGACCAGGTGAATTACCTCATCGTACTTAAATCTCCTTTGGTTAATGGACTGCTCTTTGTACAATTCATAGGCCCTTTCCAATTCAGAGACTTCTACGACTGGTGTTGAGGCCTTAGGTTGACAGGATATCAAAATAAAAAACAAACCGATGATAGCGGAGTAAGGATCACAAGGAAGAAATCTTTTCATGTTTTGGGTTTGGATAGAAATTATAGGACTAAGTTAGGAACTTCAGCAAAAAAATAAATTTACTTTTGTACCAAAACCAAAATAATCTCCATGAAGCTTTCATTCTTTGTCCGTGACCTTCCTTTGAAACATACCTTCACCATCGCCCATCAAAGCCGGGATGTGCAAGATACCATTATTGTAAAATTGGAAGAGGATGGCTTATTCGGTTTGGGGGAAACCACCACCAATCCCTTTTATGGTATGACGGCAGACAATATCATGGAGCGACTTGAGGCTTCCAGAAGCTTGGTAGAACACGGAAATTGGAACAGTCCGGAGGAATTATGGGAAAAGGGAAGGGACATCTTCAGGGACAACCCTTTTGCCCAATGTGCCCTGGATATGGCAGCCTGGGATATTTTCACTAAAAAACAGGGGAAAAAGCTCTATGAATACCTGGGACTTGATCCCAAAAATATCCCACTGACCAATTTCACGATAGGCATAGACACCATTGAAAAAATGGTGGACAAAATGAAAGAAGTAGACTGGCCATTGTACAAGATCAAATTGGGTACAGACCATGACCTGGAGATCATCCGGGAACTCAGAAAACACACGTCTTCTACATTCAGGATAGATGCCAATTGTGCCTGGACGGCAGAACAGGCCATCCGCTATTCCGAAGAATTGGCCAAACTGAATGTGGAGTTTATGGAGCAGCCTTTGGGTAAAGACGACCTTGAAGGGATGAAGGAAGTCTACACTTATTCCAGACTTCCCGTGATGGCAGACGAAAGTTGTATTGTGGAGTCAGATGTGAAGAAGTGCCATGGTCTTTTCCATGGTATCAACGTAAAATTGGTCAAGGCAGGCGGTATCACACCGGGTCTGAGGATGATCCATGAAGCAAAATCACTGGGGATGAAAACCATGGTAGGCTGTATGACAGAATCTTCTGTAGGCATTACAGCAATTGCCCATATTGCTCCCTTACTGGATTATGTGGATATGGATGGGGCCATGCTCTTGGCAAAAGACATTGCCAAAGGAGTAACAATTAGCCCTGAAGAGGTAACTTTTCCGGAAGGCAATGGGATAGGAGCGGTTCTGCTCGACAAATAATGTAAAATGAAGGGGGAGGAATGAAGAATGGTAGGGGAATCCATTCTTCATTTACCTGTTCAAAATTTCAAGCCTCAAAAAGGCCATTTCGTCATCTATATTTTCAAAAATCCAGATTTGCCCGTCTTTGATAAAATGCTGGCCTGCCCTTTTGTTCAACTGTGGCACCACAGATTCAGCCATCAAATTAAAATCCTTATCGAATACACTTAAAAATACCTCAGCACCAATCGCCTTGTAGCCCCGGTTTTCAATGACCTCATCACCAAACTTTTCTTTGAAGGACAACCTTAGGTAACGTTGGTTTTTAGCATCCCAAAGAATTCTTCCAAAATTGATGTCCTCTTTTTGCTTTTTTTCTACCTCCCAGTGTTGACTGGAGGAGATATCTACCTGCTTGGGTGGGATGTAGGTTTTTTTACTTCCAAGCAATCGCCCTTCCAATTCTTTTAAGTAAAGACTGTCCTGAACGGCATCATAGATATAAACTTCATTGAAGCAATTGTTAGAAATTAAAACCCTTTCCCCGTTGGCCAATGAATTTGCCCCTGTACCCAAGGCTCCCGCCCATTGTCCATCATATAGTAAATCAGTAGAAAAATCTTGAATTCTTTTTAATTCAGGAAGCGGGATGATATGGAAACTTTCTTTCTGAAGGTCTATGTCAACAATCACATAACTTTTATCCTCCCATTTGATGTAAAAGCCTATCAGGCGGTGAGGATCCCCTGGAATTTTGAAAAAATCTATGGGTTGGGCATCGAATTGCGCGAAAGTCCCCTCCAATATTTTATCAATTTTTAAGTCCTTGACCAATTTGGCATTTTGGTCAAACACCTTGCTTAAGCCATAATACCAAAACATGAACTGATCTTGGTCATCAATGGTAAATTTAGAGATGTAATTACCAAGCCCTTCAGGCCCCTCTTTATCAAATTTTATTTTAGATACCAGAACCTGTTGGTCCAGGTCAATTTTCTCCATTACCGCATCATTGATGTTGTAATTGAAAAGGTACTTGCCGTCTTTGGAAATATCAGCATGCCATAAACTTTGGCGGAGGTTTAAAATTTCATCTCCCGGATCGATCATTACCGTATCCAAGGCAAAGGAGATCTCTATAAAATCAGTATTTCCTGAACCTTTCTCTTTAGAACATGCCCAAAAAGAAAAGACCAACAAAAGACCTGGAATGACTTGGTTAAGGTGTGAATTCAATCTGATCATTGCTCAAAAATTTTTAATTAAGGAGGAAACTCAACATCATCATGTCAACTAAGATAATACTAAAACATATATTGACCTAATTTTTAAATTCAAAATCCAATGCCAATCTTAAAAATCCCGAAATACACCTTTCGAAATCTCCATCAAAAAGCTTCTCCTATAAACAGATAAAACCCATTCCCCTCTTTGGTAAAGGCTACATCCAGTCTGGTATAAATATCCTTTTTAGGGAAAAGTAAAAACTTCAGTCCTGCTCCCCCCGCCCAAACGGCTTTGTGGATACTGGCATTGGAAAAATCGGGAAAAACAGTCCCTGTACTGGCAAAAACACTTGCACCGATTCGGTTGGTAAAGTTTAGCGGAAGAGGCAACATCCTAAATTCCAGCTGTGAAGCCAAGAGGTTCTTGTCCCTGAACCTTCCCAGGTAATAGCCCCGCATCATCGAATCGCCGCCCAGCAGGCCCAACTGATTGAAAGGAACATCACCCGAGTTGAATTCCCCCAGAAGTTGCCAGGCCAGGACATTATTTTTTCCCACAGGCCTAAAGATCCGTGTATCCAATACCACTGTGTTGAATTCAAAGGTACTCAACCCTATGGGATAATGCAGGAAAGCCAGTTCTGCAAAATTTCCTTTTCTTACATTCAGTACATTGTGCCTGTCATCATATACAGTCCCTAAACCGATGCCAAAGTTGGTAGAACCTTCATAACCCAAAGGCAAATCAAATACAGGGCCATTTTCTCCAGGTTTAAAAGCTACTCTAGACATTTTCTGGTAATCCAATTCTACGCCTGCATAAAAGTTGCGCTTTACCTCCCTCAAAACCCTTTCTTTGATAATAACCTGATTGGCATCCACCAAAGCCAGGTAATCCTTTGGGGTGTTCATGCCTATGCCGTGATACTTCAGCGGAAAACTCTGCAACCTTATCCTGCCGAGAAAGAACCACTTGTTTTGGTCAGAATAAATGGCATGGTCAAACCAGATACCAAACTGATTTTCCAAAGTGACAAAAGTAAAACCGTTGATTTCACTCAGCCTATTGGCCGTATCGCGGTTTGCATAATACACATAGAGTGAAGAAAAACCTATCTCCCAACTGGTCTCCGGGGCATAGGCAAGGGTAGGATAAACCAAAAATTGGGGTCTTGAAATATCCGTAGTATCATTGAATATACCATTGAGGTATTTTTTTACAAAACCTTGGGAAAAACCCTGATGCGTGAACAGCATCAGCAAAACAAACAAAATCCTTTTGATCATTTGATTTTTCAGACAGCCACGAAATTAATCAATTCCCCTATCTGAATTGTTTGGTCCAAATCAAAAAATTATTTGAATCTGACGACTTTCCCATGGGCCTTGGACGTCATTTCATGGGGAATAGATTCGCTGATTTCTTTGAACAGCAATTCTACCAGTTTCTTTTTGAGGAAACTCCTCGTGAGCACAATGCTGACTTCCCTAATGGGTTCCACACCTTCAAATCTCCTCAATCTGGACTTTTCTTCTTCTCTCAAATCCAAAGTGGCCAATTCCGGAAGCAAGGTGATGCCTGTATATTGATTGACCATATTGCGCAAGCCCTCAAGGGATCCGCTTTCATAATGAAAGTTCATCCGTTCAAATTTGGACTGATTGCAGAGGTTAAGCACTTGGTCCCTGAAGCAATGTCCCTGTTGCAACATCCACAGGTCGTCTGTATTGAGGTCTTCCACCTTTATTTTTTCCTTCTTTAGCAAAGGATGGTTTTTGGACATGTAAGCAAAAAACTTTTCATAGAAGATGGGTTTCTCCAAAATCCCGTTCTCATTCAAAGGGGTCACCACAATGCCAAGGTCAAGCTCATCATTTTTCAATTTCCTGAGGACTTCCTCAGTCACTGTTTCCTCCACTTGCAATTTGACATTGGGGTATTTTTCCAGGAAACTTTTGATAAACCGGTGCAACAGATAAGGCGCCAAGGTCGGAATAATCCCAATTTTGATTACCCCGCTGACATCTCCCTTCAATTGGGCCACCAGTTCATAGATACCCTTGCTTTCAGAAACCACCTTTTTGGCCTGTTCGATGATCTGAGCCCCGATTTCGGTAGGGATTACCGGCATTTTGGACCGGTCAAAAAGGATGACTTCCAACTCCTTTTCCAGTTTGCTCACCTGTGCACTCAAAGTCGGCTGGGTGACAAAACAGGACTCCGCAGCTTGTCCGAAATGCCTGAATTTATCTACTGCAATGATATATTCCAGTTGCTGAATGGTCATGTTTATCCTTAAAAAAACAAAGTTCAGAATTACAGGCCAGTCAAAATGTGCCTTAGGGCACAAAGATAAAAATCTTTTTCTTTTTATTTAGATTTGATTTAAATAATGCATAATTTCGCCCCTGTAAAACATCAAAGATATGTTTAAAAACATTCTCAAATCCACCCTCTTTGCCTTTGCAGGCATGATTTTGTTTTCCTGTGGTTCAGGAGAAAAAGAAGAAGTCGTCAATGTTTATACCCATAGACATTACGAAGCTGACCAAAAACTATTCGACATGTTTACAGAAGCTACAGGCATCAAAGTAAACGTGGTATCCGCTTCCGCAGACGAATTGATACAGAAATTGGAATTAGAAGGAGCCAACTCTCCTGCAGATGTCCTGATCACAGTAGATGCAGGACGGCTTCACAGGGCTAAGTCCAAAGGTTTGTTGCAAGCCATCAATTCTGAGGTTCTCAACACCAATATTCCGGCAAAATTCCGTGATCCGGAAGGATATTGGTTTGGCTTGACCTACCGTGCAAGGATTTTGGCTTACAGCTTAGAGAGAGTAAAACCTGAAGAATTGAGTACTTATGAAGCCCTTACTGAACCCCAGTGGAAAGGAAGAATTTTGACAAGGTCTTCAGAAAATATCTACAACCAGTCCTTATTGGCTTCCATTATTGCACATCATGGAAAAGAAGGTGCTGAAACTTGGGCGGCAGGTCTTTTGGCCAACATGGCCAGAGAACCAAAAGGATCTGACAGGGACCAGATTAAAGCAGTAGCCGCTGGAGAAGGTGATGTGGCTATCGTCAACACCTACTACATCGGAATCATGCTGAATGATGCCAATGAAGAGGAAAGAAAGGCTGCGGAAAAAATCGGCGTTTTCTTCCCCAACCAGGAGGATAGAGGTACACACATCAATATTTCCGGTGCCGGTGTGACAAAATATGCGCCAAATAAGGAAAATGCGGTTAAATTGATCGAATTCCTTTCCAGTGCCCAAGCCCAGGAATTCTTGGCAAATATCAATTTCGAATACCCTGTAAACCCAAATGCTGAATTCTCAGACTTATTGAAAAAATGGGGCAGTTTCAAAGCGGATGATCTTCATCTTTCTGTCCTTGGAGAAAACAACAGCGATGCTGTGGTTATCTTTGATAAGGTGGGCTGGAAATAATCATAAATCTTGAAAGCAGTCAAACGTAGCTATTATTGGTGGAATAAGTGGACCGGCTACTCGCTACTGATCTTGTTGCTGGTAGCCACTCCACTTTTCACCATTTTGATCAAATTATTTGATAGCCCGGGTGGGAGTTGGACACATATTGCCAATACACTCCTTTTCAGCTATTTTCAGAATACGATTTTGTTACTTTTAGGTGTTGCTGCGTTGACTTTTTTATTGGGTGTAAGTACTGCCTGGCTGGTCTCCAATTATGAATTTCCCGGAAGGAAATACTTTGAGTGGCTATTGATCCTTCCCTTAGGGTTTCCGGGGTATATCATGGCCTACACCTATGTGGGCATCCTTGATTATACAGGACCGATTCAGGTCTTCCTCCGCAACACTTTCGATATCCATTTCAAAGGAAGCCTGATGGATATCATGAACCTTCCCGGGGCTATTTTCATTTTGTCCATTACCTTATTTCCTTATGTTTTTCTGATCACCCGGTCTTCATTTTTGCAGCAATCCAAAACTTTACAGGAAGCCTCTTTCTTGTTGGGGGCCAATCGGTTCAAGACATTCTTCAAAGTAGCCCTGCCCATGGCACGTCCGGCTATAGTAGCAG
This Cecembia calidifontis DNA region includes the following protein-coding sequences:
- a CDS encoding DUF2207 domain-containing protein; protein product: MKNFLLFIGFFLSLQVLGQEEYIRSFHTDLKVDTSGLLSVTETIEVFASGNQIKRGIVRSLPLQGIDYRYRQVKNEYQIISVERDGSTEPFHTEKKQGSLFIYIGDKDVFLDPGYYTFTITYAAKGQLGFFEDYDEIYWNVNGFGWDFRVEKISATVSIPIEADFKEYACYTGYSGSTEQNCKIEKLADGRLFFEAENLSAYQNLTIAAGFTKGVVSPPPPLGFWEQFGFLVLSGITFLVLLLYYAITWYKFGIDPPKPTVIPEFDPPSGISPASLGMIHRGYFGGDLISASIVHLAVNGYLRIVEKSEPVMFGLFHSNSFTLIKLKNPDAFLPQEEKVLMDKLFPNNSVQISISGSYNSQLKSMYDSYVENLMRQHRPFLNQGSNWKLWIPPIFIFIVYAIVASRFDFYNYAQPNLSFDLVDISPFPIVIFIAVLVIISIVRKEMGRWVFLILILLSFLIGSYMLYQSSTISLNNLVLIGFILFAVVSYFSYIYLIRQPSIEKLDLKSRIEGFKKYLSAAEERQLQMFNPPKMTPEIFEKLLPFAMAFKVDKIWGKKFQNLMERSSLNQRHQTTWYSGSRFYSYHLLGNHINKALGTSINHSAGRGGGGSGSSGGGSSGGGRGGGGGGGW
- a CDS encoding LemA family protein, which codes for MTALIIVAVVLALAFYVIGIYNRLVKLRTHVSEAWSGIDVQLKKRYDLVPNLIETVKGYASHERETLESVTQARVAAINAKGIENQQQAENQLTRAISGLFAVAERYPELKANTNFLQMQHDLSAIEQDIERSRRYYNGTVRDQNILIDSFPSNLVANAFGFLKSPFFELETEAERALPKVSFK
- a CDS encoding M14 family metallopeptidase; its protein translation is MKRFLPCDPYSAIIGLFFILISCQPKASTPVVEVSELERAYELYKEQSINQRRFKYDEVIHLVTKRKQGFFVEEIGRSVEGKSIYQMTLGKGPTKVMLWSQMHGNESTATMALFDLFNFLEGENDGFDPLRKKLLEKLTLRFIPMVNPDGMDQWIRRNSLDIDLNRDAIKLTSPEAAILKNARDFFSPDFGFNLHDQQIYYTAGETATPATISVLAPAYNYETEVNDIRKRAMQVIVGMNKVIQQIVPGHVGKYDDAFEPRAFGDNFQKWGTSTILIESGGYPNDPEKQEIRRLNFIIMLHALLEIAEVQYTQYSLDDYYSIPDNALRLMDLVIRNLSQSKDQLTYEIDLGIRRRESDAHGSFFVSGVVDDLGDLSVFYGFEELDAKGMEVVEGKIFETPLANVGNITWDKAMELLRMGYLGVKVQNALDRELHNLPLMVLKNGNSIPTGIRTGGNPNFFLAEGGKLRYAIVNGYLIDLNDNSPKDLMQRVQ
- a CDS encoding dipeptide epimerase, giving the protein MKLSFFVRDLPLKHTFTIAHQSRDVQDTIIVKLEEDGLFGLGETTTNPFYGMTADNIMERLEASRSLVEHGNWNSPEELWEKGRDIFRDNPFAQCALDMAAWDIFTKKQGKKLYEYLGLDPKNIPLTNFTIGIDTIEKMVDKMKEVDWPLYKIKLGTDHDLEIIRELRKHTSSTFRIDANCAWTAEQAIRYSEELAKLNVEFMEQPLGKDDLEGMKEVYTYSRLPVMADESCIVESDVKKCHGLFHGINVKLVKAGGITPGLRMIHEAKSLGMKTMVGCMTESSVGITAIAHIAPLLDYVDMDGAMLLAKDIAKGVTISPEEVTFPEGNGIGAVLLDK
- a CDS encoding DUF4221 family protein, encoding MIRLNSHLNQVIPGLLLVFSFWACSKEKGSGNTDFIEISFALDTVMIDPGDEILNLRQSLWHADISKDGKYLFNYNINDAVMEKIDLDQQVLVSKIKFDKEGPEGLGNYISKFTIDDQDQFMFWYYGLSKVFDQNAKLVKDLKIDKILEGTFAQFDAQPIDFFKIPGDPHRLIGFYIKWEDKSYVIVDIDLQKESFHIIPLPELKRIQDFSTDLLYDGQWAGALGTGANSLANGERVLISNNCFNEVYIYDAVQDSLYLKELEGRLLGSKKTYIPPKQVDISSSQHWEVEKKQKEDINFGRILWDAKNQRYLRLSFKEKFGDEVIENRGYKAIGAEVFLSVFDKDFNLMAESVVPQLNKRAGQHFIKDGQIWIFENIDDEMAFLRLEILNR
- a CDS encoding BamA/TamA family outer membrane protein, with the translated sequence MIKRILFVLLMLFTHQGFSQGFVKKYLNGIFNDTTDISRPQFLVYPTLAYAPETSWEIGFSSLYVYYANRDTANRLSEINGFTFVTLENQFGIWFDHAIYSDQNKWFFLGRIRLQSFPLKYHGIGMNTPKDYLALVDANQVIIKERVLREVKRNFYAGVELDYQKMSRVAFKPGENGPVFDLPLGYEGSTNFGIGLGTVYDDRHNVLNVRKGNFAELAFLHYPIGLSTFEFNTVVLDTRIFRPVGKNNVLAWQLLGEFNSGDVPFNQLGLLGGDSMMRGYYLGRFRDKNLLASQLEFRMLPLPLNFTNRIGASVFASTGTVFPDFSNASIHKAVWAGGAGLKFLLFPKKDIYTRLDVAFTKEGNGFYLFIGEAF
- a CDS encoding hydrogen peroxide-inducible genes activator, with amino-acid sequence MTIQQLEYIIAVDKFRHFGQAAESCFVTQPTLSAQVSKLEKELEVILFDRSKMPVIPTEIGAQIIEQAKKVVSESKGIYELVAQLKGDVSGVIKIGIIPTLAPYLLHRFIKSFLEKYPNVKLQVEETVTEEVLRKLKNDELDLGIVVTPLNENGILEKPIFYEKFFAYMSKNHPLLKKEKIKVEDLNTDDLWMLQQGHCFRDQVLNLCNQSKFERMNFHYESGSLEGLRNMVNQYTGITLLPELATLDLREEEKSRLRRFEGVEPIREVSIVLTRSFLKKKLVELLFKEISESIPHEMTSKAHGKVVRFK
- a CDS encoding Fe(3+) ABC transporter substrate-binding protein, which encodes MFKNILKSTLFAFAGMILFSCGSGEKEEVVNVYTHRHYEADQKLFDMFTEATGIKVNVVSASADELIQKLELEGANSPADVLITVDAGRLHRAKSKGLLQAINSEVLNTNIPAKFRDPEGYWFGLTYRARILAYSLERVKPEELSTYEALTEPQWKGRILTRSSENIYNQSLLASIIAHHGKEGAETWAAGLLANMAREPKGSDRDQIKAVAAGEGDVAIVNTYYIGIMLNDANEEERKAAEKIGVFFPNQEDRGTHINISGAGVTKYAPNKENAVKLIEFLSSAQAQEFLANINFEYPVNPNAEFSDLLKKWGSFKADDLHLSVLGENNSDAVVIFDKVGWK